A single genomic interval of Verrucomicrobiota bacterium harbors:
- a CDS encoding transposase has product MEPAYCLEHLHRPPTVTRSLRLSRSRWNIEQYFQRGKDDLGLDHFEGRSWLGFHHHLVMAVLAYLFVVVVFLDAIKTSSVTWEQVLTRMRPWLLKSVGLCFCCGRKFEDVSVVIT; this is encoded by the coding sequence GTGGAACCTGCTTACTGCCTGGAACATCTGCACCGCCCACCCACCGTCACCCGCAGCTTGCGGCTAAGCCGGTCCCGCTGGAACATCGAGCAATATTTTCAACGTGGGAAAGACGACTTGGGGCTGGACCACTTTGAAGGGCGCAGTTGGTTGGGCTTCCATCACCACTTGGTCATGGCGGTGCTGGCGTACCTGTTTGTGGTGGTGGTTTTCCTGGACGCAATAAAAACTTCCAGTGTGACGTGGGAGCAAGTGTTGACGAGGATGCGGCCGTGGCTGCTGAAGTCGGTCGGCTTATGTTTTTGCTGCGGTCGCAAGTTTGAGGATGTGAGCGTTGTTATAACTTAA
- a CDS encoding DUF3309 domain-containing protein — translation MLGTILIVLLVLMLLGALPTWPHSRSWGYYPSGGLGLVLTILIVLLLLGKI, via the coding sequence ATGTTAGGAACTATATTGATTGTGTTACTCGTTCTGATGTTGCTCGGCGCACTTCCCACTTGGCCGCACAGCCGGAGTTGGGGGTATTACCCGAGCGGCGGACTGGGATTGGTTCTGACCATTTTGATTGTCCTGCTGCTGCTGGGCAAGATATGA
- a CDS encoding glycosyl hydrolase, translating into MKSFYAVSLMGLLAGTSLVAAPFQWGINGHTVSQEAYFHVPITTQLDLVSELGAGWYRMDWGAKTFQGSTARMDELVAEAGQRQIQLLPVLFASPGGRSKQATPEQIRAAATTYAQAVVSHYKGKITHWELSNELEAHAMIRKGETSRSGKLWKWDGDPDGSSPDHYEETRYQRAKAEILGLQEGVKAADPNARTIVDTAGWLHFGFIERLVREDRVPFDILAWHWYSEMGDLTKVQGKLNLVELLKGFGKPLWITEINRRDGSKGGKEAEQAEYVRKVATQLRATPGIEAVFFYELLDQPYFGKDNPESHYGLVEVVRGSDKKWQVKRKKEAFATAKTGMTD; encoded by the coding sequence ATGAAATCATTCTATGCGGTCAGCTTGATGGGTCTGCTTGCGGGTACGTCCCTGGTGGCTGCTCCCTTCCAATGGGGCATCAACGGCCACACGGTGTCGCAGGAGGCGTATTTCCATGTGCCAATAACAACGCAGTTGGACCTGGTATCCGAACTCGGGGCGGGCTGGTACCGGATGGATTGGGGGGCGAAAACGTTCCAGGGTAGCACCGCCCGGATGGATGAACTGGTCGCGGAAGCCGGCCAACGGCAGATCCAGTTATTGCCGGTGCTGTTTGCGTCGCCCGGAGGACGTAGCAAGCAGGCGACTCCCGAGCAGATTCGCGCGGCAGCCACCACCTATGCCCAAGCGGTGGTTTCCCATTACAAGGGCAAGATCACGCATTGGGAATTGAGCAACGAACTCGAAGCCCATGCCATGATTCGCAAGGGGGAAACCTCCCGCAGCGGGAAGCTTTGGAAATGGGACGGCGATCCGGACGGCAGCAGCCCGGATCACTATGAGGAAACCCGGTATCAGCGGGCCAAGGCGGAGATCCTTGGATTACAGGAGGGAGTAAAGGCGGCGGACCCGAATGCGCGCACGATTGTGGATACGGCCGGGTGGCTGCATTTTGGATTCATTGAGCGGCTGGTGCGGGAGGATCGCGTGCCGTTCGATATTCTGGCGTGGCATTGGTATTCGGAAATGGGCGACCTGACCAAGGTGCAAGGCAAACTGAATCTGGTGGAGCTGCTGAAAGGGTTTGGCAAACCGCTGTGGATTACGGAAATCAACCGGCGAGATGGCAGCAAAGGCGGCAAGGAAGCGGAGCAGGCGGAATACGTCCGCAAGGTGGCCACCCAATTACGCGCCACACCGGGCATTGAGGCCGTGTTTTTTTATGAACTGCTGGATCAGCCCTACTTCGGCAAGGATAATCCAGAATCGCACTACGGGCTCGTGGAAGTGGTCCGGGGCAGCGATAAAAAGTGGCAAGTAAAACGGAAAAAAGAGGCTTTTGCGACGGCCAAGACGGGAATGACTGATTAA
- a CDS encoding dodecin, giving the protein MKDHVYKLIELTGTSTTSIEDAVEKAIKRAHSTIKNLAWFQVVETRGNITKGKVDHWQVTIKVGFTVED; this is encoded by the coding sequence ATGAAAGACCACGTCTATAAACTCATCGAACTCACCGGCACCTCAACCACTTCCATTGAGGACGCGGTTGAGAAGGCCATTAAACGTGCGCACAGCACCATCAAGAACCTGGCCTGGTTTCAGGTGGTCGAAACGCGCGGCAATATCACCAAGGGAAAAGTGGATCACTGGCAGGTGACCATCAAAGTCGGTTTCACCGTGGAAGACTGA
- a CDS encoding ABC transporter permease subunit produces MVTDHQSVRTPRAFGWVDLAVVGLLAAFIYALVTVAREWSGPLQQVPEIHLEARYLPLYALLSLSRGVIAYGVSFLFTVVYGYAMARVTGAERVMLPLLDILQSIPVLGFLPGFVLGLVHLFPHQNFGLEIASVLMIFTGQVWNMTFSFYSSLKSVPPDLVAVARLARMSWWERFFKLDLSFAATGLLWNSMMSMAGGWFFLMVSEAFVLGEHDFRLPGLGSYMSLAIERSDGLAQLLGVLAMLGMIVFVDQMVWRPLVAWSRKFNDEETVAASGSWLWERIRRSRVWYAGSHALSFLQRRISSPAAAPVTRVEVPGFRAMSLRRWTKRLLVAAIGAVVVFGVVKYFQLLLNLAGSEWLHLLRSTAATFLRVLLAVVLASLWTIPVGVMIGRHPRWSRALQPVIQMAASFPAPMIFPVVVGGMLAFGVGLKVSSVVLLLLGTQWYILFNVIAGSSAIPRELWEVSRLARFSWWHRWQKLILPGIFPSLLTGWITAMGGAWNASIVAEYMKYHGQILSTTGLGAAISQATEHGDFHVLAAAVGIMAATVVGFNRLVWRPLSHWAQTRFTLET; encoded by the coding sequence GTGGTTACTGACCATCAATCGGTCCGGACACCGCGGGCCTTCGGCTGGGTTGACCTGGCTGTCGTCGGCCTGCTGGCCGCGTTCATCTATGCGCTCGTCACGGTGGCCCGCGAGTGGAGCGGCCCGTTGCAACAAGTCCCGGAGATTCATTTGGAAGCGCGTTACCTGCCACTCTACGCATTGCTCAGCCTTTCGCGTGGTGTCATTGCCTACGGGGTTTCATTCTTGTTCACCGTGGTCTATGGCTATGCCATGGCGCGGGTGACCGGTGCGGAGCGGGTGATGTTGCCCTTGCTCGATATTCTACAAAGCATCCCGGTGCTGGGGTTCCTACCGGGATTCGTGCTCGGACTGGTGCACCTGTTTCCTCATCAAAACTTCGGTCTCGAAATTGCCTCGGTGCTGATGATATTCACAGGACAGGTGTGGAATATGACGTTCTCATTTTACTCGTCGTTGAAGTCCGTGCCGCCGGATTTGGTGGCGGTCGCCCGCTTGGCCCGAATGTCGTGGTGGGAACGGTTCTTTAAACTCGACCTCTCCTTCGCCGCAACCGGGCTGCTTTGGAACAGCATGATGTCCATGGCTGGCGGCTGGTTCTTCCTGATGGTGAGTGAAGCGTTCGTGCTGGGGGAACACGATTTCCGGCTGCCGGGACTTGGTTCATACATGAGTCTTGCCATCGAGCGAAGCGATGGACTAGCCCAACTGCTCGGCGTGCTGGCGATGCTCGGCATGATTGTATTCGTGGACCAGATGGTCTGGCGTCCATTGGTGGCATGGTCGCGCAAGTTCAACGATGAAGAAACGGTTGCCGCCTCTGGTTCGTGGCTTTGGGAACGCATTCGCCGTTCGCGGGTTTGGTATGCGGGATCGCACGCGCTGAGTTTCCTCCAGCGGCGGATCAGTTCCCCCGCAGCCGCGCCAGTGACGCGCGTCGAAGTGCCCGGCTTCCGGGCGATGAGCTTGCGGCGTTGGACAAAACGACTGCTGGTTGCCGCCATCGGCGCGGTCGTTGTGTTCGGTGTGGTGAAGTATTTTCAACTACTGCTGAACCTTGCGGGCAGTGAATGGCTTCATCTGCTTCGCAGCACCGCGGCGACTTTTCTGCGCGTCCTCCTTGCCGTGGTGTTGGCCTCGCTTTGGACGATTCCGGTGGGCGTCATGATTGGCCGTCATCCGCGTTGGTCGCGCGCCTTGCAACCCGTCATTCAGATGGCGGCGAGTTTCCCGGCACCGATGATTTTCCCGGTGGTCGTCGGTGGCATGCTGGCCTTCGGGGTGGGCTTGAAAGTCAGCTCCGTCGTATTGCTGCTGTTGGGCACGCAGTGGTACATCCTCTTCAATGTCATCGCCGGCAGCAGCGCGATTCCGCGTGAACTCTGGGAAGTGTCTCGCTTGGCGCGGTTCTCGTGGTGGCATCGTTGGCAGAAGCTCATTTTACCCGGCATCTTTCCGAGCTTGCTCACCGGCTGGATCACCGCGATGGGCGGCGCGTGGAACGCCAGTATTGTCGCCGAATACATGAAGTATCACGGCCAGATACTCAGCACGACCGGGTTGGGCGCGGCGATCAGCCAGGCGACGGAACACGGTGACTTTCACGTTCTTGCCGCCGCTGTGGGTATCATGGCGGCGACAGTCGTGGGCTTCAACCGGCTCGTCTGGCGTCCGCTCAGTCACTGGGCGCAAACCCGCTTCACCTTGGAGACCTGA
- a CDS encoding AI-2E family transporter, with protein MNQREINPTAVPATNDWDLRSHIQTLVLMVVTAGGIYLCYRLALPFLSALAWALALAVLFSPLQRWLELKLKRPNLAAAVSVLVVGLIVVIPATFVGQRLVQEAAKGAELIKAKAESGEWRIPLKAQPRLASLADRIERQIDLPGTVKTVAAWLTGAAGAIVKGSVVQVIGFCMTFYLLFFFLRDRCSALQSLQSLSPLSEIEMDRLFGRVNDTIYATIYGTLAVSAVQGLLGGLMFWWLGLPAPLLWGMVMALLAVVPVLGAFVVWIPAALFLALEGSWGQALMLTLWGMIVVGGIDNLLRPILVGNRLKLHTIPVFMSLVGGLILFGPSGLILGPVILTVTTVLLEIWRSRTATDAVVCAKPVEL; from the coding sequence ATGAACCAACGCGAAATCAATCCAACTGCGGTTCCCGCCACGAACGACTGGGATTTACGCAGCCATATCCAGACGCTCGTGCTGATGGTGGTAACCGCTGGCGGAATCTATCTCTGCTACCGGCTGGCACTGCCGTTTTTGTCAGCGCTCGCTTGGGCTCTGGCGTTGGCAGTCTTGTTCAGTCCATTACAACGGTGGCTTGAGTTAAAACTCAAGCGACCCAATCTGGCCGCGGCAGTCTCCGTTTTGGTGGTCGGCCTGATTGTGGTCATCCCAGCGACCTTCGTGGGACAACGGCTCGTCCAAGAGGCAGCGAAAGGCGCGGAACTCATTAAGGCGAAGGCCGAGTCCGGCGAGTGGCGAATACCCCTCAAAGCCCAGCCGCGCCTGGCCTCTCTTGCCGACCGAATCGAACGGCAAATTGACCTGCCGGGGACGGTTAAGACGGTTGCTGCATGGCTTACCGGCGCCGCTGGGGCGATCGTCAAGGGTTCCGTGGTTCAGGTGATTGGTTTTTGCATGACGTTCTACCTGCTTTTCTTTTTCCTCCGTGATCGTTGTTCAGCGCTCCAGTCACTTCAATCTCTGTCGCCACTCTCGGAAATCGAAATGGACCGGCTGTTTGGGCGGGTTAATGACACCATTTACGCCACAATCTACGGAACTCTGGCCGTGTCCGCCGTGCAGGGCCTATTGGGCGGATTGATGTTCTGGTGGTTGGGGTTGCCGGCGCCGTTGCTCTGGGGAATGGTGATGGCGTTGCTGGCGGTGGTACCGGTTTTGGGAGCCTTTGTCGTTTGGATACCGGCAGCCCTGTTTCTGGCGTTGGAAGGCAGTTGGGGACAAGCCCTGATGCTCACCTTGTGGGGCATGATTGTTGTCGGTGGCATTGATAATCTGCTTCGTCCCATTTTGGTGGGAAATCGGTTGAAACTCCACACCATCCCTGTCTTTATGTCGTTGGTCGGAGGCTTGATTCTGTTTGGCCCGTCTGGGCTCATTCTGGGCCCCGTGATCCTCACGGTTACCACGGTTCTATTGGAAATCTGGCGCAGTCGAACCGCGACTGACGCCGTGGTCTGTGCAAAGCCTGTGGAGCTGTAA
- a CDS encoding DoxX family protein, with translation MNLKIEPLLTLFARILLSLIFILSGFGKIGDWSGTTKYMASKGMVAIPFFLAMAILCELGGGLSVLFGYKARFGALVLICFLVPVSLIFHNFWSFSGMEQRMQMIHFLKNLAIMGGLLLVARRGTGMPST, from the coding sequence ATGAACCTCAAAATTGAACCATTGCTCACACTGTTCGCGAGAATTCTGCTGAGTCTGATCTTTATCCTCAGCGGATTCGGAAAAATCGGCGACTGGTCGGGCACCACCAAGTATATGGCTTCGAAAGGGATGGTCGCCATCCCGTTCTTTCTCGCGATGGCCATTCTTTGCGAACTTGGAGGGGGCTTGTCAGTTCTGTTTGGGTACAAAGCTCGCTTTGGCGCCTTGGTGCTGATTTGCTTTCTGGTTCCCGTCTCGCTTATATTTCACAACTTTTGGTCATTTTCCGGCATGGAGCAGCGCATGCAGATGATTCACTTCCTGAAAAACCTTGCGATTATGGGTGGACTGCTATTGGTCGCGCGCCGGGGCACGGGTATGCCGAGTACATGA
- a CDS encoding nitrate/sulfonate/bicarbonate ABC transporter ATP-binding protein, producing MTTPLLEIRNVFQSFPGAGGGSVEILHDINLEIREHEVVAILGPSGCGKSTLLRAIIGLEQPTAGQIFYRGHVQLGLNSSVALVFQNFALFPWLTVQQNIAVGLPHLALAATECEKRVRQVIETVGLAGSEEAYPKELSGGMKQRVGLARALAVEPEILCMDEPFSALDVLTSETLRNEVIDLYTRKVSTVNSILMVTHSISEAVFMATRLVVMGAHPGTIRAVLDNPLPYPRDEHHPDFLALNQKLHALITQTVLPAEPALTAVAGTGRLPIQSIPPVSLSRAIGLLEVLENEGSLELFVLARHVNIELTQLLLVVKAAELLGWVITPGGSVEMTAVGRTFLAANIGARKQLLNATLRNIYIFDLLVQALKHSANNEVDETVVLSQLALTFPHERPLRLLRTVVAWARYAELFKYSSIRRVVHGLQLPPLTP from the coding sequence ATGACTACGCCCCTTTTGGAAATTCGAAACGTGTTTCAATCCTTCCCCGGCGCGGGGGGAGGAAGTGTGGAGATTCTCCACGACATCAACCTTGAGATTCGCGAGCATGAAGTCGTCGCTATCCTGGGGCCGTCGGGCTGTGGCAAATCCACGCTTCTGCGCGCCATTATTGGTTTGGAACAGCCGACTGCGGGTCAAATCTTTTATCGTGGTCATGTGCAGTTGGGCTTGAATTCGTCGGTTGCCTTGGTATTTCAGAATTTTGCGCTGTTCCCATGGTTGACTGTGCAACAGAACATTGCGGTCGGATTACCCCATTTGGCGTTGGCCGCCACCGAGTGTGAAAAGCGCGTGCGCCAGGTGATTGAGACGGTGGGCTTGGCGGGTTCGGAGGAAGCCTATCCAAAGGAGTTGTCCGGTGGCATGAAGCAGCGCGTTGGCCTGGCACGCGCGCTGGCCGTCGAACCAGAGATTCTCTGCATGGATGAACCGTTCAGTGCCCTCGACGTGCTCACCAGCGAGACGTTGCGCAACGAAGTCATAGACCTCTATACCCGCAAGGTTTCCACGGTAAACAGCATCCTCATGGTAACGCACAGCATTAGCGAAGCAGTTTTCATGGCGACGCGCCTGGTGGTGATGGGCGCTCATCCGGGTACCATTCGTGCCGTGCTCGACAACCCCTTGCCGTACCCGCGCGACGAGCATCATCCGGATTTCCTGGCACTCAACCAGAAGCTCCACGCGCTTATTACCCAGACGGTGTTGCCGGCCGAACCAGCTCTTACCGCGGTCGCCGGCACCGGTCGGTTGCCCATCCAGTCCATTCCGCCCGTCTCGCTCAGTCGCGCCATCGGCTTGCTCGAGGTCCTTGAGAACGAAGGCAGTCTGGAGCTGTTCGTGCTGGCGCGCCATGTAAATATCGAATTAACCCAACTCCTCCTCGTGGTGAAAGCCGCCGAGTTGCTGGGCTGGGTCATCACTCCGGGCGGCAGCGTTGAAATGACTGCCGTTGGCCGCACGTTTCTCGCTGCCAACATTGGCGCGCGCAAGCAACTGCTTAACGCGACTCTGCGAAACATTTATATCTTCGATCTCCTTGTCCAAGCTCTGAAACACTCGGCGAACAACGAAGTGGATGAAACCGTGGTCTTGAGCCAACTTGCCCTGACCTTCCCGCACGAGCGGCCACTGCGTCTCCTGCGCACAGTCGTCGCCTGGGCACGCTACGCGGAACTGTTCAAATACAGCAGCATTCGCAGGGTGGTTCACGGACTCCAACTGCCTCCTTTGACACCTTAA
- a CDS encoding CsbD family protein → MNTLEIKGDWNITKGKLKQKWAKLTDDDLQYIEGKHDELLGRIQKRTGETRETIEKVIKESCSSCCCK, encoded by the coding sequence ATGAACACACTCGAAATTAAGGGCGACTGGAACATCACCAAGGGTAAGCTCAAACAGAAGTGGGCCAAGCTCACGGATGACGATCTCCAATACATCGAAGGCAAGCACGATGAACTATTGGGCCGCATTCAGAAGCGCACTGGTGAAACCCGTGAAACGATCGAAAAGGTCATCAAAGAATCCTGCTCATCCTGCTGCTGTAAATGA
- a CDS encoding N-6 DNA methylase: MSDTATFESFQRELNRLVDTFGRNLVAYKGSGYDEASLRQEFLNPFFRALGWDMENNAGLIPQRREVEVESRTDSGRADYLFRIKAQPRFVCEAKRPAEELPPHAHQAKGYAWTIGVPLVVLSDFEELNIYIVGGEPKLDEPLIGLWKTYHFRDYVAKTGELWDLLARDQVASGSIERLIQSLPKKPLKLGKGQFVIRPDPTQNFDKKFLDFLDGMRRSLASDLIRHNDRADLLEGTRLNEAVQCILDRLLFIRISEARGIDMGTKLESLLETWRRRQAKQDAPSGLREEPPANWGSAGLATPKGTLWHSVVRHIRGLDRRPPSHVPFFNGNLFKPHFSEELVVDDGWLADFLDQICNAYSAYKFGYVPVEILGTIYERFLGKIVRPHGRGAVIEEKPEVRKAGGVYYTPRYIVEYIVEQTVGVLLADKKPEETLQLRFLDPACGSGSFLLRVFERVCEHWQQWLMDHPGKRKPDWCWVEEATNALHLTARLKRRILRETIYGVDLDPQAVEVTQLSLYLKMLEGETSATLQREQDLFGGEEAILPPLQDNIKCGNSLIASDFSMMPEDLVRVRAFDWPVQFPAIMKAGGFDAVVGNPPYIRIQTMQESDAESVSYLNQAYAAAKKGNYDIYVCFVERGLGLINENGLLGFILPHKFTNSEYGQPLRDIIANGRNLTELVHFGAQQVFEGATTYTCLMFLRRKGPDAFHYVRVDNLKEWIEKHTATDAAIEMAKVTAQSWSFSVGRSAKLVDRLKAYSPRLGNIADIFVGLQTSADDVLVLEFVAKRGNLFALKSKALGVEIELEQEFLHPLVSGTDIQGYDRFDGRQFILFPYSVSNENATLVPFAEIRRRAPKTAKYLEANRKRLEGRERGKFADSEWYRFGRSQNLGIQERTKVCVPRLVDRLCAAFDATGRNYLDNVDVGGVTWKPGNERHDLRYLTGLLNSKLLAWFFPNVSAPFRGGWMSANRQFLSQLPFRKIDFATPTDKAHHDKLVGLVDKMLALTPKLRAARTDAERASLQNAVTATDQQIDALVYELYGLTPEEIALVEGSEKA, translated from the coding sequence ATGTCTGATACCGCCACGTTTGAGTCGTTCCAACGCGAGCTGAACCGTCTGGTTGACACGTTCGGACGGAACCTGGTCGCGTACAAAGGCTCAGGCTACGACGAAGCCAGCCTGCGGCAGGAATTCCTCAACCCCTTCTTTCGCGCCCTCGGCTGGGACATGGAGAATAATGCCGGTCTGATCCCCCAGCGCCGCGAAGTCGAGGTGGAGAGCCGCACGGATAGCGGTCGCGCCGACTACCTCTTCCGCATCAAGGCTCAACCGCGTTTTGTTTGCGAGGCCAAACGTCCCGCCGAGGAGCTTCCCCCGCACGCCCACCAAGCCAAGGGTTATGCGTGGACCATCGGCGTGCCACTCGTGGTGTTGAGCGATTTCGAGGAGTTGAACATTTACATCGTTGGCGGTGAACCCAAGCTGGACGAACCATTGATTGGCCTTTGGAAAACGTATCACTTTCGGGACTACGTTGCCAAGACGGGTGAACTCTGGGACTTGCTCGCGCGCGATCAGGTGGCCAGTGGCAGCATTGAACGGCTGATTCAATCGCTGCCAAAGAAGCCCTTAAAACTGGGCAAAGGCCAGTTCGTCATTCGTCCCGATCCAACGCAGAATTTCGATAAAAAGTTTCTCGACTTTCTGGACGGCATGCGCCGTTCCCTGGCCTCCGACCTCATCCGCCATAATGACCGTGCCGACCTGCTCGAAGGCACGCGGCTCAATGAAGCCGTCCAGTGTATCCTGGACCGGCTCCTGTTCATCCGCATCTCCGAGGCGCGCGGCATTGACATGGGCACCAAGCTGGAATCGTTGTTGGAAACCTGGCGACGACGCCAGGCAAAGCAGGACGCTCCCAGCGGGCTTCGCGAGGAACCGCCCGCCAACTGGGGTAGTGCGGGATTGGCTACTCCCAAAGGGACACTCTGGCATTCGGTCGTCCGGCACATTCGCGGGTTGGACCGGCGGCCGCCCTCGCACGTGCCGTTTTTCAACGGCAATCTGTTCAAGCCCCATTTCAGCGAGGAACTGGTCGTGGACGATGGTTGGCTCGCGGATTTTCTCGATCAAATTTGCAACGCCTACTCCGCGTACAAGTTCGGCTATGTCCCGGTGGAAATCCTCGGCACCATCTACGAGCGGTTCCTCGGCAAAATCGTCCGCCCGCATGGTCGCGGGGCGGTCATCGAGGAAAAGCCGGAGGTGCGCAAGGCGGGCGGGGTTTATTACACCCCGCGCTACATTGTGGAATACATTGTGGAGCAGACCGTGGGTGTACTGCTCGCCGACAAGAAGCCGGAGGAAACACTGCAACTCCGTTTTCTGGACCCGGCGTGCGGCTCCGGCAGTTTCCTGCTGCGGGTGTTCGAGCGGGTGTGCGAACACTGGCAGCAATGGCTCATGGACCATCCCGGCAAGCGCAAGCCGGATTGGTGTTGGGTGGAAGAAGCGACCAACGCGCTCCACCTGACCGCCCGACTCAAACGGCGAATTCTGCGAGAGACCATTTACGGGGTGGACCTCGACCCACAGGCAGTGGAAGTGACCCAACTCTCCCTCTACCTGAAAATGCTGGAAGGCGAGACCAGTGCCACGCTCCAGCGCGAGCAGGATCTATTCGGGGGCGAGGAAGCCATCCTGCCACCGTTACAAGACAACATCAAATGCGGCAACTCCCTCATTGCCTCCGATTTCTCGATGATGCCCGAGGACCTCGTGCGCGTGCGCGCCTTCGACTGGCCCGTCCAATTCCCCGCCATCATGAAAGCGGGCGGGTTTGATGCGGTGGTGGGGAATCCGCCTTATATCCGCATTCAGACAATGCAAGAGAGTGATGCAGAGTCCGTGTCCTATTTAAATCAAGCTTATGCAGCAGCGAAAAAAGGAAACTACGACATTTACGTCTGCTTTGTTGAACGGGGTCTCGGTTTAATAAATGAAAACGGCCTGCTTGGATTCATCCTGCCACACAAGTTTACCAACTCTGAGTATGGCCAACCACTCCGCGATATCATTGCGAACGGGAGAAATTTGACGGAACTTGTTCACTTCGGTGCACAACAAGTCTTTGAAGGCGCGACCACCTACACATGCCTGATGTTCCTGCGGCGAAAAGGGCCGGATGCCTTCCACTATGTGCGGGTGGATAACCTGAAGGAATGGATTGAGAAGCATACGGCAACCGATGCCGCTATTGAGATGGCAAAAGTCACGGCACAATCATGGTCGTTTAGCGTAGGCCGCAGCGCCAAACTGGTTGACCGACTCAAAGCCTACTCCCCCCGACTTGGAAACATTGCGGACATCTTTGTCGGCCTCCAAACCAGCGCGGACGATGTGCTCGTCTTGGAGTTTGTGGCGAAGCGCGGCAATCTGTTTGCTTTAAAATCCAAGGCGCTGGGCGTAGAAATCGAGCTTGAACAGGAGTTCCTTCATCCGCTGGTGAGTGGAACGGATATCCAAGGATACGATCGCTTTGATGGCCGGCAGTTCATTCTATTTCCGTATTCGGTTTCCAACGAGAATGCGACCCTCGTTCCATTCGCGGAAATCAGACGTCGAGCGCCGAAAACAGCGAAATATCTTGAAGCCAACCGCAAGCGGCTCGAAGGAAGAGAACGAGGAAAATTCGCGGACTCAGAGTGGTATCGCTTCGGAAGAAGCCAGAACTTGGGCATTCAGGAGCGGACAAAAGTTTGTGTGCCTCGTTTAGTGGACCGTCTTTGTGCTGCCTTCGATGCCACGGGTAGGAACTACCTCGATAATGTTGACGTCGGGGGGGTGACCTGGAAGCCGGGGAACGAACGGCACGATCTTCGTTATCTCACCGGCCTGCTCAACTCCAAACTTCTGGCCTGGTTTTTTCCTAACGTCAGCGCGCCATTCCGTGGCGGATGGATGAGCGCCAACCGGCAGTTTCTTTCCCAACTTCCTTTCCGAAAGATTGACTTTGCCACCCCCACCGACAAAGCCCATCACGACAAGTTGGTGGGTTTGGTGGACAAGATGCTGGCGTTGACGCCGAAGTTGCGCGCGGCCAGGACGGACGCGGAGCGGGCGTCGTTGCAGAATGCCGTCACCGCCACGGATCAACAGATTGACGCGCTGGTATATGAATTGTACGGCCTCACGCCGGAGGAAATCGCGCTAGTGGAAGGCAGCGAGAAAGCATGA